TTAGCCGCATTGATCATATCCGGCAACAAGTCAGTTAAGACATCATAATATGTTTTCAGTCTCACTTTTTCGGAAAACATCGGTGGTTCAATGAGCAAGTCGAAGGAGTGGACTCCCTTGAGAGAGTAAATTTTAATGTACGTATTCCACTGATGGGCGATATTAACGAGCTTTTTATCCAGTTCTTCCCTGGCCTGCTCTTGATCAGTCTGTTGTCCGAAAACTCGATTCACAAGATTATAATCTTCAAGCCAGACCTTTAGAATTTTGCTGGATCTATTTTTGATTATTGGAATAAGGTATTCCTGTACGTTTGTATCCTCTCTATTTTGACCCATCTTGATACCACTTATTCATTATCGACTGTTTCACTGTAAAGTTCCTCAAGATCACCGCTCGATGAGGCGGCCGGAACGAGACCAAGCACATGCCGGCTTATCTCCCGCTTACGTTCCAGCAACGCATTCAGCTTGACGTCAAAACTGAAATCATCATACTCCGGATGCCTTGCGATGGGTATATGGGTGCTTACTTTTTTTTCTTGACCGATCCGATAGATACGATCTGTGCATTGGTCTTCGACCGCGGGATTCCACCATCGCGATAAGTGAATCACATGATTGGCAGAAGTCAGGGTGAGTCCTACACCGCCCGCTCGGGGCGAAAGAATCATTACATCAAACCCCCTGCCCTCCTGAAATTTGGTAACCATCCCTTTCCTTCGGTCCCCACTAACCTGGCCGTTTATAATCATGGGACGATGATCCATCTTGTAGCGACGCTGAATTAACCCCTGAAGGATTGGCTGAATAACCTTGAATTCTAGAAAGACAAGCACCCTCTCCTTCCTAGCATGGATCGCGTCTAGTATTTCAAAGGTTTTAATGAATCTAGCGGAGGAGGCGATGTACTCTTCGTCCGATAATTCTCCAATTGCCGGCTTGGGGTGAAGCGAGATGATTCTAAATTGATGAAGCGCCTGGAGCATCGCGCCCTTCTGTTTTCCGGCCAACTTGGCTGCTTTAACGACCTTTTTATATGTTTCCGCCTGAATCTGTGGCATTTCTTGCTCGTAATACCGTTCGGTCTTTTCCGGAAGTCCATCGAGCTCATCTGCTTTCATGCGGCGCAGCATAATTTTCGGAGATGTCTCCATCTCATTGAAATCATCTGTAATCTGTCTCTGCAAATCCTTCAGCAAATCTGTATCTATTGCCGGAGAGGAATCGTACTTGGCAACAAAGCTTTTCAAGTCCCGCAGAACGCCAGGCTGGCACGTATCGACAATCGACCAAATATCGGCAAGGCGGTTTTCAACGGGGGTGCCTGTCATTGTCAGCACAAAATCGGCATTGGACGCCACAGCCTTGCACTCTTCCGTTACAAGAGCATTCGGATTCTTTATCTTCTGCACCTCATCAAGGATCATTGCCGCCCATCGAATCCTACCGAAGCTATGAGAATAATCCCTGAGCGTCTCATACGTCGTCAAAACCCAAGAGGCATTTTCGAATTCGCGAACCCGAAGAACGGGGGCGCCCGTTTCGGCATCCGTACGCCCGCTCGCGTCGGGATGCCGCAAGGCCCGCAATCGTTCACCATAAGCCCGCAGTGGCAATCCAAGCCCACCGCCCAGCAGATGAAAATCGTGTTCGTCGGCCCAGTTCTGAAGCAGCCCCGTCGGGGCGACAATGAGAAATGGTTTTGGCTTCATCTGCTCCTGCGTTTGTTCCCGCATCCACAATAAGAAAGCAAGGCACTGAAGCGTTTTTCCAAGCCCCATGTCATCAGCCAAGAGGGCCCCCGGACTCCCCTCCAGCCAGTGTTTTTGCATCCATCGCACCCCGGTTTCTTGATGCGGCTTGAGTGTGCTCCGGATTCCTTTGGGAATTGAGGCGGCACCATTTCGCGGGTTCCAATCAGCGTAGGAGAAGCAAAACTCGTTGAGGTTGTCTTTATCCTGCAGCAGCAAAACGACCTTCTCTTTGGTCGGCTTGTCTTCCAGTCTAGTTTTTTCTAACGTGGAACCCTGCAGCGGTTTTTCAATTGTCTCAATTGATTCAAGCGTCTCAGTCGTGGCCGGAATCATAATCTCCTTATGCTCAACTGTCGGCTGGCTGATGGCCATCGCATCCTGAATTCTCTTCTTGAGCTCCGGGATTTCTTCGGCCGTCAACAGCACCTCGACACCATTGATAAGCAATCCGAACTCTTCGGGCGGCATCCATGGCTCTGTCGCCTTCTTTAAAAAAGGCAAAACTTTGGGAACCCAAATACCGGCGGCGGCAACCCTCTCACCATAGTCACTGGGCTCAAAGAACAGTCCGGCGAGGCATTCCTCAGATAATTCATCACCAAGTTGCTCGCGAAGAGCGGCATGGGGATTTGCGGCGAAGGCCCGACGCTCATTCTCTGGAGCCTCTTGCTTTTGCCTTACAACCTCCAAGGCCTTTCGAACAGGCTCATCGACAACAATATACATGCCGTTACCAAGTGCATATTGTTTCTTAGCATCACGAAACTTCCTAAAAGTTCTGGCAAGTTCCCGTTCAGAGGCAGGTGGTAACGATCGGGACGGTTCTTTGGGGGATTCGTCTTCTGTGGGATCTGCATAGTCCTCCACCGGTTTGAGCCCGGCGAGAAGATCTTCACGAACGAGAATTGGATCGAAAGTGAATCTCCCGAGTTCATCAGATCGAAATTCCAAAGTGAAGGATGTTCCCAACGCCACCTGCATTCCCTTTAAGTAGTCGTCGACAATTGCATCATCAGGAAGCAGCTGTTTTACCCGAGACCACTTAAGGAATCTTTCATCGTTATTCTCTGTTGGTTCAGCATTGAATTTATCAATGGATTCGACCAGAGAATAGATTGGATCAGGGATGATCCACTCGCGGCTGCCGGCGCGCAAAAACACCCCCTCTCGAATACTCCCGAGCAAAGGCCGGCTGTCTGAGGTCATGTAATCATAAGCGAGTTCAAAATCTTTGTCTGTCAAGAGCCCACGGCCTTCTAGAGAGAGTGTTAAGGGCGCCCACTCAGGAAGCATGAGTGAGTTGGTCTGCTGCCTATTCAACTGAGCTATGGCAGTGTACGGAATATGAATCAGACCGTCTGAGATCTCATCGGCCAGCTCATCTTCCAAGAGTGACATTAGGATGGGGATCGTTTTGCGATCCTTAGCCATCATTTTTTCAGCCATCAATGGCCATTCTTGAGATGAAATGCTCTCCGCCGTCCCGGTCAACCTGTACCGAACTCCGTCCTCTGCCTTCAACCACTCAATACCGATAGCCATCTCTCTCTCCTTCGGGCATATATTCCGGGTAGCTTATGAGAGCACCGGTTTCATTATAAATTTTATCTGATATTGTTTTCTGCCATTTCCCTGATTCGGATCCATGGTGAGTCACTTCGAAATCCCCACCGAGCCTTAGTCGTTGTGCATGATAATACCCTTGATACAACTCAGGTTTATTAGAGTCGGTGTTTTTATAAATGCGGCATTTGCCAGAATGACTCCACTCCGTGATCGTGATCGAGCCAATTTTCATGAAAAGCACCGATTGATTGCCTTGGCTTCCACCCAACGTTGCAGATTGTTCATAGCTGCCCGTCTTGTCATATCTGGCCCGCGCAGAGGCATGGCTGCCCAAGGCGACCCAGGCATCTTTGACAAATCCATTTTTATAATAGGCATCCCAAAACACGTGACGATAACGCCACATATGCTGCTGGGCCGTTTCGTCCAAAAGGTTAAAGAATTGCTTCAGTGAGGCGCCAACAAGCCAGCGATAGAGGACGTTCTGGGCTTGCTTGCCGATACCCTGCCAGGCGCCCTTGGAGATTCGGGGATCTCCAACGGTATCCAAAAGAAAAGATTGAATTGCCTTCTTTAAATTTTCAGGTGGCGTGTCTTCGATAAATGGCTCCAGGAGGGCCTCGGCCAACTCCCCCTTCGCTCCCTCGATACGAATTCTATCGCCCTCTCTGGCATATTTGAAGACACGCGTCAGACGGTTTTCTTCTACAGAGCCATTCTCCAATCCATTTCTTAATCTCCCGAATATTTCCGAAAATGTAACCTTCGCAAATAACCCCCTTGCCAATTCGTTGACGAGACCGGCCTCCTCATAAATATCAAGTATTGGTCTATCGCTTTCATAGATGAGCTTGGCCATTCTTTCAGGCCCATTTTTGTCCAAGAGATGGAAATTGTCTTCGCGGAGCCGTGCTTTTCTAAGGCCGACCAATTGACACTTCAAGAGATCCTTAACTCCAATTCTTATCGACTCGAAAGTCTGCCAGTCGGTTGGGTAATCGCGGAGAAATACATGCCAGAGAGAAATGATCGGGCCGGACCGAGGTTTATTTCGAAGCGTTTGTAGAAGTGCCGAGACAATCTTTGGATTTTTCCCCAGTACCGTTTGTTTTTTCAGTTCATAAAAAAGGACCCAAGGAGCCTGACGAAGATATTGGGGCGCCAGACTATTCAAATTCCCATTGGATGCAAATTCACGAACGATCGCTTTGTATGTGACTTCGGGATCAAAGTTCTCCGGTTCAGCTGGAGCAACGTCTTCATAGAGCTTTGACAGCTTTGGCAGTACTTTAGTCATCAATTGGGGCTGGAAGGCTTTGCCCAACTGTCTGATTTTTTTGAAATTCCACTCAAGAAGATTTTGCTTTAACCCGTCGACCATTGGATAAACCACCTACTGAATTTTTGATTTTTCGGCGAGACGGCGTTCCACCTCTTCTACAACCTCAGGAGAGGTTCGCGGAGGTGTCATGATAAACCTGAGATCAATTCGCCTATTTCCCGCCCGGCCTTCCGGAGTGAGATTTGTACTCTGATCTCCTCCAACGGGTCTGCGATCTGCATACCCACTTACACTAAAGATAGGCTGTCCCCTGGCATTGCGCAGAGAGTCAAGCTCCGCTCTCTGCGCCATCATTTCCTTGTAAGCACTCATCGCCCGCTGCGTCGACAGATCCCAGTTATCCTTGTATGGGCAGGCGGGGCCCAGAGGAATTGGATCGGTATGTCCCTCGATAAAAATGGCCTCGACCTTCCCCTTAAATTTGTTTTCATTATCGGGCGGGGGAAATTCCGGCGGTGGTGCCCCCGTATAGCGCGGTAACACGGTCGCCAATACATGCGACAATTTTGACATCGCATTTTGGCCGGATGGGCTTACCTCGGCACTGCCCGAAGCGAATAGGATCTTTTCAGGGATTCGCAAAATACCATGCTCCGGGTCTACCACAACATGGATGCCCTCACGTTTCATCTGCTCCGCAACATCTTCAAGAAGTTCCCGCCTTACTTGAAAGGCATTGGTCATGTCCGTTACAACACGCTTTTGCTCTCGAGTGACCCGGTTCAATTCATAGGCAAAGACCATAACAATGAGGATAAAAACAAAAAGGAGGCCGGCCATCAGATCGCTCACAGACATACTTTGCCCGCCCCAGGGCTTTCCTTCTGCTGATCTCTGTAACGGCAACCTTCTCACTTGCTCTAACTCCCCCCTGGAATCTTCGTTATAGTCACATACTAATATTCAACCAAAATCCTCTTCTAATCCTTTGCAGCCTGTAATTCCTCAACCGCTGCATTCAATTCCTGAATGGCGCCTGACAGCATCTGGGTGGCGCTACTCAAGCTTGTATCAAGATCTCTTACGAAATCTCTAATCTGATTCGTATAAGCCTCTACTCCGACATTTATTTCCTCAAAAGCCTTGGATAAAGCCCCATCCAGGCCCTCAAAACGATCGGACAAATCAACCCATGCCTTTCTTTGCTGATCGCTACCTTCTTGAAGAGAGGATGTTGCTTTGTCTAGATTAGCTGTCAAACCTAAAATTCCATGGAATGCAACCTGTTGAGCTTCCAAGGAAGCAATCATCCCTTTGGCTACTTCCTCCACTGGCCTCGCAGCATTTTCAAGAGAGCGATTCGCCGTGTCAATGTGGTCAATTGTCGTATGAAGATCCTGAAATGCTTGTCTGGACATTGTTGCGAGATTCTCCGCATCTTTGACCGATGCCGAAAAGCTATTGATTGAGGAGCCAAACTTGCCGATCTGCTTCTCTAACTCCCCCGCGCCTGATATGAGACTCTCACCAACTTGGGTTGCTGCTCCCTGTATCTTTGAGCTGGCGCCCGAGGCGGCCTGCTGCAAATTATCCCCTGCTTTGACTGCAGCCATGGTCACTGTCGAGGCAAGATTTGAGATCTGGCCTTCAATACGTTGCATGATTTGATTCATCGCCTCGTCGTTCGAACGGCGGGTTTCACTCATTTGGCTCGTAACTTCTCTGATA
This sequence is a window from Candidatus Eisenbacteria bacterium. Protein-coding genes within it:
- a CDS encoding DEAD/DEAH box helicase; amino-acid sequence: MAIGIEWLKAEDGVRYRLTGTAESISSQEWPLMAEKMMAKDRKTIPILMSLLEDELADEISDGLIHIPYTAIAQLNRQQTNSLMLPEWAPLTLSLEGRGLLTDKDFELAYDYMTSDSRPLLGSIREGVFLRAGSREWIIPDPIYSLVESIDKFNAEPTENNDERFLKWSRVKQLLPDDAIVDDYLKGMQVALGTSFTLEFRSDELGRFTFDPILVREDLLAGLKPVEDYADPTEDESPKEPSRSLPPASERELARTFRKFRDAKKQYALGNGMYIVVDEPVRKALEVVRQKQEAPENERRAFAANPHAALREQLGDELSEECLAGLFFEPSDYGERVAAAGIWVPKVLPFLKKATEPWMPPEEFGLLINGVEVLLTAEEIPELKKRIQDAMAISQPTVEHKEIMIPATTETLESIETIEKPLQGSTLEKTRLEDKPTKEKVVLLLQDKDNLNEFCFSYADWNPRNGAASIPKGIRSTLKPHQETGVRWMQKHWLEGSPGALLADDMGLGKTLQCLAFLLWMREQTQEQMKPKPFLIVAPTGLLQNWADEHDFHLLGGGLGLPLRAYGERLRALRHPDASGRTDAETGAPVLRVREFENASWVLTTYETLRDYSHSFGRIRWAAMILDEVQKIKNPNALVTEECKAVASNADFVLTMTGTPVENRLADIWSIVDTCQPGVLRDLKSFVAKYDSSPAIDTDLLKDLQRQITDDFNEMETSPKIMLRRMKADELDGLPEKTERYYEQEMPQIQAETYKKVVKAAKLAGKQKGAMLQALHQFRIISLHPKPAIGELSDEEYIASSARFIKTFEILDAIHARKERVLVFLEFKVIQPILQGLIQRRYKMDHRPMIINGQVSGDRRKGMVTKFQEGRGFDVMILSPRAGGVGLTLTSANHVIHLSRWWNPAVEDQCTDRIYRIGQEKKVSTHIPIARHPEYDDFSFDVKLNALLERKREISRHVLGLVPAASSSGDLEELYSETVDNE
- a CDS encoding OmpA family protein, whose product is MSVSDLMAGLLFVFILIVMVFAYELNRVTREQKRVVTDMTNAFQVRRELLEDVAEQMKREGIHVVVDPEHGILRIPEKILFASGSAEVSPSGQNAMSKLSHVLATVLPRYTGAPPPEFPPPDNENKFKGKVEAIFIEGHTDPIPLGPACPYKDNWDLSTQRAMSAYKEMMAQRAELDSLRNARGQPIFSVSGYADRRPVGGDQSTNLTPEGRAGNRRIDLRFIMTPPRTSPEVVEEVERRLAEKSKIQ